From one [Limnothrix rosea] IAM M-220 genomic stretch:
- a CDS encoding CHAT domain-containing protein, producing MRKALGQCFLGSLAIALGLTTTIPSFAQTTSDAVVAMEQSFEREFETYFGRDLATVTQSPAEMGATLARMGAETDTKPAVIWAMSREDHLHLVLVTSTGEPIVRDLYDVPQEKLEAIASRFTQSLTNPRRPFDQETARQLYQWLLEPFELDFLRPEEIDTILFCLGDGLRGIPLAALHDGDRFLIEKYALTRIPAFNLIAHEYGDIQRGNILAMGASKFEELSPLPAVPLELATIVKQGRSPLPTQTPRQKLSILNDDFTGVDLQALLSNRQFDIVHFATHADFLAGRPSESYIQFYDQKVTLEDIPKFNWHQANVDLLVLSACRTAVGDGEAELGFAGLALQLGINSAIATLWNISDAGTLTLMGDFYQELSLQNTKAEALRQAQLTLLKGDVNFDGDRLLLARGSIVPIPASLSDQIPTAEELKHPYYWAGFSMISSPW from the coding sequence ATGAGGAAAGCTCTAGGTCAATGTTTCCTTGGTAGCTTGGCGATCGCCCTAGGCCTAACGACGACCATCCCTAGTTTTGCCCAGACGACCAGCGACGCTGTTGTGGCGATGGAACAAAGTTTTGAACGTGAATTTGAGACTTATTTTGGTCGTGATTTAGCAACGGTTACCCAGTCCCCCGCAGAGATGGGGGCAACCTTGGCACGGATGGGCGCAGAGACAGATACAAAGCCTGCCGTCATTTGGGCAATGTCTAGGGAAGACCATTTACATTTAGTGCTTGTCACGTCAACGGGAGAACCCATTGTTCGGGATCTCTATGATGTCCCCCAAGAAAAGCTTGAGGCGATCGCCAGTCGCTTTACCCAGAGCCTCACCAATCCCCGCCGCCCCTTTGATCAAGAAACGGCTCGCCAACTATACCAATGGTTATTAGAACCGTTTGAATTGGATTTTTTGCGGCCTGAGGAGATTGACACGATTTTATTTTGCTTAGGCGATGGCTTACGTGGTATTCCCCTAGCGGCTTTGCATGATGGCGATCGCTTTTTGATTGAAAAATATGCCCTCACCCGTATTCCAGCCTTCAACCTCATTGCCCACGAATACGGCGATATTCAACGGGGTAACATTTTAGCCATGGGAGCGTCAAAATTTGAAGAGCTTAGCCCATTACCCGCAGTGCCCCTAGAGCTAGCCACGATTGTCAAACAAGGGCGATCGCCCTTGCCCACCCAAACACCGCGGCAAAAACTGTCTATTCTCAATGATGATTTTACTGGCGTTGACCTACAGGCATTACTCAGCAATCGCCAATTTGATATTGTGCATTTTGCTACCCATGCTGATTTTTTGGCGGGTCGTCCCAGCGAATCCTACATTCAGTTTTACGACCAGAAAGTTACTTTAGAGGACATTCCGAAATTTAACTGGCATCAAGCGAATGTCGATTTACTAGTCCTAAGCGCTTGCCGTACGGCAGTGGGAGATGGCGAAGCAGAGCTGGGATTTGCCGGACTTGCACTACAGCTGGGGATTAATTCGGCGATCGCCACCCTATGGAATATCAGCGATGCAGGAACCCTGACTCTAATGGGCGATTTCTACCAAGAGCTATCATTGCAAAATACTAAAGCTGAAGCCCTCCGCCAAGCCCAACTCACACTACTCAAGGGAGATGTAAACTTCGACGGCGATCGCCTCTTATTAGCGCGCGGTAGCATTGTCCCCATTCCCGCCTCCCTAAGTGACCAAATTCCCACTGCCGAAGAGCTAAAGCACCCTTACTATTGGGCAGGATTTAGTATGATTAGCAGCCCTTGGTAA
- a CDS encoding PHP domain-containing protein, whose translation MTSTLSVATAAQDVQALKGAWRSITPTSCPLHYNFHMHSVFSDGQLTPEQIVDQAIAIGLSGFAITDHHTVNGFWQAQAYLAEQQKSQTQPVPQLWTGIEINGVLLDTGVHILGYGFDPDHPDLEPYRQREIQQGDRAAAQTIVAAIHQAGGLAVLAHPARYRRPAQDLVPAAVEQGFDGIEAYYAYSNPNPWRSSDKHTAAMQTMGEQYNLWLTCGTDTHGCNLLRRL comes from the coding sequence ATGACTTCCACTTTGTCTGTGGCCACTGCGGCTCAAGACGTACAAGCTTTAAAAGGTGCTTGGCGTAGCATCACCCCAACGAGTTGTCCTCTCCACTACAACTTTCATATGCACTCGGTCTTTTCCGATGGGCAGCTAACACCAGAACAAATTGTCGATCAGGCGATCGCCATCGGTTTATCGGGTTTTGCCATTACCGATCACCATACCGTTAATGGCTTTTGGCAAGCCCAAGCCTACCTAGCAGAGCAACAAAAATCACAAACTCAACCCGTCCCCCAACTCTGGACAGGTATCGAAATTAATGGCGTGCTCCTCGATACTGGGGTGCATATTTTGGGTTACGGTTTTGATCCCGACCATCCAGACCTAGAGCCCTATCGTCAGCGGGAAATCCAGCAGGGCGATCGCGCCGCAGCCCAAACCATTGTCGCCGCGATCCATCAAGCAGGAGGTTTAGCCGTATTAGCCCATCCAGCGCGGTATCGTCGTCCTGCCCAGGATTTGGTTCCGGCAGCCGTGGAACAGGGGTTTGATGGCATCGAAGCCTATTACGCCTACAGTAATCCTAATCCTTGGCGCTCTAGTGACAAGCACACCGCTGCGATGCAAACCATGGGAGAACAATATAATCTATGGCTAACCTGCGGCACAGACACCCACGGCTGTAATCTCCTGCGACGTTTATAA
- a CDS encoding FGGY-family carbohydrate kinase, with product MTYFLGIDFGTSGARAIAIDADHTIAQTITYSLAAQTPTAWQQTLFKLLDALQQDIAKHLRAIAINGTSGTVLLCDAAGKPRSEALLYNDDRGRSQLTQLADLAPTGHLVQSATSSLAKLLWFQAEGFTDHAQYFLHQADWLAGLLHGQWGISDYHNALKLGFDVEKCLYPAWLQSTSLFKLLPAVKTPGASIGKISGAIATQFQINPHCQIRAGTTDSIAAFMASGASKVGEAVTSLGSTLVVKLLSDRPVNDQAAGVYSHRFGQLWLTGGASNTGGAVLKHFFDEPAIRRLSDEINPHISTGLAYYPLLKPGDRFPINDPNLEPRLTPRPDGDRQFFQGLLEGITHIEAMGYDKLQELGAPKPTKIFTAGGGAQNPTWTTMRQKQFSCPVLISPNPEAAYGSARLAHHGNLNEWS from the coding sequence ATGACCTACTTTCTTGGCATTGATTTTGGCACCTCCGGGGCAAGGGCGATCGCCATCGATGCAGACCACACCATTGCGCAAACCATCACCTATTCCCTAGCCGCGCAAACTCCGACAGCTTGGCAGCAGACATTATTTAAATTACTCGATGCCCTTCAGCAAGACATCGCGAAACATCTTAGGGCGATCGCCATTAATGGCACCTCAGGCACAGTGTTACTCTGCGACGCAGCCGGGAAACCCCGATCAGAAGCGCTTCTGTATAACGATGATCGGGGGCGATCCCAATTAACCCAACTGGCAGATTTAGCCCCCACCGGACACCTCGTGCAATCAGCCACATCAAGCTTGGCAAAATTACTCTGGTTTCAAGCGGAGGGTTTCACGGATCACGCCCAATATTTTCTGCACCAGGCCGACTGGTTAGCCGGATTGCTGCATGGTCAATGGGGCATCAGCGATTACCACAATGCCCTGAAGCTCGGCTTTGATGTTGAAAAATGCCTTTATCCCGCCTGGCTGCAAAGCACTTCTTTGTTTAAATTATTGCCGGCGGTAAAAACACCCGGAGCAAGTATCGGAAAAATCTCTGGAGCGATCGCCACCCAATTTCAGATCAACCCCCATTGCCAGATACGGGCAGGCACAACAGATAGTATTGCCGCATTTATGGCCAGTGGCGCGAGCAAAGTGGGTGAAGCAGTCACTTCATTAGGTTCAACCCTTGTTGTCAAGTTACTCAGCGATCGCCCGGTAAATGACCAAGCAGCAGGTGTTTATAGCCATCGTTTTGGGCAGCTGTGGCTGACAGGCGGTGCGTCAAATACAGGGGGAGCCGTCCTAAAACACTTTTTTGATGAGCCAGCTATCCGTCGACTGAGTGATGAAATTAATCCCCACATCAGCACAGGCTTAGCGTATTACCCCCTCCTCAAGCCCGGCGATCGCTTTCCGATTAATGATCCCAATTTAGAACCCCGCTTAACGCCACGACCTGACGGCGATCGCCAATTTTTCCAAGGTTTGCTAGAAGGCATTACCCACATTGAAGCGATGGGCTACGACAAATTACAAGAATTAGGCGCACCAAAACCCACCAAAATTTTTACCGCAGGGGGCGGCGCTCAAAATCCAACTTGGACAACCATGCGTCAAAAACAATTTTCCTGCCCGGTGCTCATCTCCCCAAATCCGGAGGCCGCCTACGGTTCTGCACGACTTGCCCACCACGGCAACTTAAACGAGTGGTCATAA